The Thalassotalea piscium sequence ATATGGCGTTAACGGCGTGTTTCGTTACCCTACCTAAGCAATTTGTAAATGCAGGCTTAGCGTTAGATCAACATTGGCAACTTTACCTGCCTACATTGTTAGGTTCTTTTTTTCTTATGGTGCCATTTATGATAATGGCCATTAAAAAGCAAAAAGAAATACAAATGTTTTCGGCATCAATTTTATTATTAGCCTTTTCGTTAGCATTAATGTGGTATCTTCCTTCTACTATTATTAATTTAGTGGTGGTGGTTGTCATGTTTTTTACTGCATTTAATTATTTAGAAGCCACTATGCCTTCGATACTTTCACGGTTAGCGCCTGCTGGCGTTAAAGGTAGTGTGATGGGGATTTATTCAAGCAGCCAATTTTTTGGAGCTTTTTGCGGTGGACTTTTTGGTGGTGTAATTGCAAGTGCTTTTAACGAACAAGCTATTTTCTTAGTGATGTCGGCTATTTGTTTAGTGTGGTTTTTTATTGCCTTTGGTTTAAAGCCGCTAAAAAAATCGAAAAATTATAGCTTCACTACTTCAATTCGTAGCGAAGAACAAGCAGAACAGGTTGCTGAACAATTGATTAATATGCCGGGCGTTATAGAGGCTATTTTAGTTCATAATGAATCAGTTGCTTATTTAAAGGTAGATGACACATTAGTAGATTTAATTAAAGTTAAAAATCTACTCAGACCATAAAAGTTCAAGTTAGTATAACTTTTTAATGAAAAAGCAGATACATCAATAAAAGTAGTTTACTTAATATTTTTTATGCCTAAACTAAACTTATGGCTCAATTTATTAGTAGTGTTTAATGTATCCATTTTCTACCATTAAAAATCTTGAAAATAAAATTACCGATTTAGAACAGCGATTGACTAACCAGGAAGAAATTAACGCTGCGCTCGAGCAAAATAATCAAACATTATCACTTGAGCTTGAAAATATAGCGCTAACTAACGTTGATGATCATCAACAAAAGTTATTAAAATGTGCGGTTCTTGGCTTATCTCAAATAAATGGTATACGTGAAACCGTTTATCATTCATTTAATAAAATAGAAGAAGAAAGTCAGTCTATTGATAATATCAATGAACTATTTGATCATTCTTCAGCTTCGCTAACCGCTATTGTTGAAGGTATGCAAGTGCTTTCAAAAAATATGGGCGGTATGACTGAAAATATATCAGGCTTGTCAAAAATGGCTGATAGCATCAATACCTTCGTAGCAACTATTTCTAGTATTTCAAATCAAACTAACTTACTCGCATTGAATGCTGCTATTGAAGCTGCAAGGGCTGGTGAAGCTGGACGAGGTTTTAGTGTGGTTGCTGATGAGGTTCGTTCATTAGCCAATAATACCAACGACTCAGCTAACGAAGTCTCTGATCTAGTGAAAGAGATAATTAACACCACTGGTCATACGGTTGACTCTGTTACTCATATTCAACAAACCAATGATGAGCTTTCAGGTGGGGTTGATAATCTTCAAGGCGATTACCAGTCAATTGTAGTGTGTTGTAATTCAATGAAAAACACTATTTCTGATGCGGCTAAACAAACCTTTATTCAAACAGTAAAGTTAGATCATGTGGTATGGAAAGGTGATATTTACTC is a genomic window containing:
- a CDS encoding methyl-accepting chemotaxis protein, producing MYPFSTIKNLENKITDLEQRLTNQEEINAALEQNNQTLSLELENIALTNVDDHQQKLLKCAVLGLSQINGIRETVYHSFNKIEEESQSIDNINELFDHSSASLTAIVEGMQVLSKNMGGMTENISGLSKMADSINTFVATISSISNQTNLLALNAAIEAARAGEAGRGFSVVADEVRSLANNTNDSANEVSDLVKEIINTTGHTVDSVTHIQQTNDELSGGVDNLQGDYQSIVVCCNSMKNTISDAAKQTFIQTVKLDHVVWKGDIYSVILGDSNKEVEDFADHRSCRLGQWYQTTGAELYGNNSAFKQIDEPHASVHRNGVEALALYLSGETEQAIHHLEKMEHDSEKLMGILDRLSLV
- a CDS encoding MFS transporter → MSASGLNSIEKKAAFSLAAVFGLRMLGLFMILPVFAIYGQELIGYSPIWIGLAIGAYGLTQALLQIPMGILSDKFGRKPIILIGLLVFLLGSVVAALSDTIYGVVFGRALQGMGAIASAVLALAADLSREEQRPKVMATIGMFIGLSFTFAMVLGPIVAESFGLSGLFWFTAALTLGAMFMIQYMVPYSVNKAPRGDSVALPKQITSLAKDPQLLRLNIGVFTLHMALTACFVTLPKQFVNAGLALDQHWQLYLPTLLGSFFLMVPFMIMAIKKQKEIQMFSASILLLAFSLALMWYLPSTIINLVVVVVMFFTAFNYLEATMPSILSRLAPAGVKGSVMGIYSSSQFFGAFCGGLFGGVIASAFNEQAIFLVMSAICLVWFFIAFGLKPLKKSKNYSFTTSIRSEEQAEQVAEQLINMPGVIEAILVHNESVAYLKVDDTLVDLIKVKNLLRP